A portion of the Desulfomonilia bacterium genome contains these proteins:
- a CDS encoding acyl carrier protein: MPSSSSIKETVMNFIRENFIMGRSDVVLDEKVSLIDSGVMDSTGVLELVEFLESKYSIKIEDEELVPENLETIENIIGFLKTKGVQ, encoded by the coding sequence ATGCCTTCATCAAGTTCTATAAAAGAAACGGTTATGAATTTTATTCGCGAGAACTTCATCATGGGACGCAGTGATGTCGTGCTTGATGAAAAAGTTTCATTGATAGATTCCGGCGTTATGGATTCAACCGGAGTGCTGGAGCTTGTCGAGTTCCTCGAGTCAAAATATTCGATCAAAATAGAGGATGAAGAGCTTGTCCCGGAAAACCTCGAGACGATTGAGAATATAATCGGCTTCCTTAAGACAAAAGGCGTTCAGTAG
- a CDS encoding lactate utilization protein, which translates to MQTARDKILNALKSAPKDAAVPRPKTPSLNEMSLGKEALIERFSAELASQAGILHRASDITETRHMLSEISNAEGIESVIASNDEITRTLGLPEWGHSTGIRIFSAENLMGRESLKEKAFSADAGLTGAAFAVAESGTIGIAAVTGMPRLVSIAPPVHIAVIPLNRLYPTYETAIKGIETMPSELILITGPSSTADIQATPFKGMHGPGRLFVILLG; encoded by the coding sequence ATGCAGACGGCAAGAGATAAAATCTTGAATGCCCTTAAATCAGCGCCGAAGGATGCTGCCGTTCCCAGACCGAAGACACCGTCCCTTAATGAAATGTCCTTAGGTAAAGAGGCTTTGATTGAGCGCTTTTCAGCTGAACTGGCCTCTCAGGCAGGCATATTGCACAGGGCCTCAGATATAACGGAAACCAGGCATATGCTTTCCGAAATTTCAAATGCTGAAGGCATCGAGTCTGTAATTGCATCAAATGATGAAATAACAAGGACCCTCGGATTGCCGGAATGGGGTCATTCAACCGGGATCAGAATTTTCTCAGCTGAAAATCTTATGGGAAGAGAATCTCTCAAAGAAAAGGCGTTTTCAGCGGATGCAGGCCTCACAGGTGCGGCGTTCGCAGTAGCCGAATCAGGGACCATCGGGATTGCAGCAGTCACGGGCATGCCGCGCCTTGTTTCCATCGCCCCACCTGTTCATATAGCCGTTATCCCCCTTAACAGGCTTTATCCGACCTATGAAACCGCGATAAAAGGCATTGAAACAATGCCGAGCGAGCTTATCCTGATCACGGGGCCAAGCTCAACCGCAGACATACAGGCGACGCCCTTTAAAGGCATGCACGGCCCGGGCAGGCTTTTTGTGATACTTCTGGGATAA
- a CDS encoding UxaA family hydrolase: MNANVIIINKKDNVAVALADIKKGTQAILADGAFIEAVSDIPYSHKIALADIPRGTDIIKYGELIGEAKIDIKKGEWVHTHNLDIEEKGK, from the coding sequence ATGAATGCAAATGTAATCATAATCAATAAAAAAGACAATGTCGCTGTCGCACTGGCTGACATAAAGAAAGGTACGCAGGCAATCCTGGCTGACGGGGCATTCATTGAAGCAGTCTCGGACATCCCGTACAGCCACAAGATCGCACTGGCCGACATCCCGCGTGGCACCGATATAATAAAATACGGCGAGCTCATAGGCGAGGCGAAAATCGATATAAAAAAAGGTGAATGGGTGCACACCCACAACCTCGATATTGAAGAAAAGGGGAAATAA
- a CDS encoding UxaA family hydrolase has product MSTFQGFLRQDGSAGIRNHVAILPSVACANGVAAAIARAVPEAVPLFHGHGCARAVELGLHIRTLSNLGRHPNCAAVLVVGLGCEPIKADILYDAIAATGKPVEKLVIQDEGGSRKTTAKGIEIVKRMVADAAKITRQELPLDKIIMGLECGGSDAFSGITANPATGIASDWLVDAGGTVILTEDTEMIGTSHILARRACCPEVSGQIVKMVDDAEKLTHDLLGPLAAYVIAPGNMDGGMSSIREKSLGCIVKAGSRPITQVVEYGEVPSEKGVVLMDAPGYDAESMTGVAGGGAQLMVFTTGRGNPLGYPIVPVIKIASTSRLYNKMEDDMDINAGRILEGATLADVGGDIISLVKKVLDGEPTKAEINRQDGIVCLYAMTPSF; this is encoded by the coding sequence ATGTCTACCTTTCAGGGCTTTCTCAGGCAGGACGGCTCGGCTGGTATAAGAAACCATGTGGCGATACTGCCCAGTGTGGCATGCGCAAACGGCGTCGCAGCAGCCATCGCAAGGGCCGTTCCCGAAGCGGTGCCGCTTTTTCACGGACACGGATGCGCCCGCGCCGTGGAACTCGGACTGCATATACGCACACTCTCGAATTTGGGAAGGCACCCGAATTGCGCGGCCGTACTCGTTGTGGGCCTGGGATGCGAACCGATCAAGGCGGACATCCTTTATGACGCAATCGCAGCAACAGGCAAACCTGTCGAAAAGCTCGTCATACAGGATGAAGGAGGTTCGAGAAAAACAACGGCCAAAGGTATAGAGATAGTAAAGCGTATGGTTGCAGACGCAGCGAAAATCACCAGACAGGAACTGCCCCTTGATAAGATAATCATGGGTCTTGAATGCGGAGGGTCGGACGCCTTTTCCGGAATAACCGCAAACCCTGCGACAGGCATAGCCTCGGACTGGCTTGTGGATGCAGGCGGCACGGTAATCCTTACAGAGGATACGGAGATGATAGGGACCTCGCATATCCTCGCGCGTCGAGCATGCTGTCCTGAAGTGTCCGGTCAGATAGTAAAGATGGTGGATGATGCGGAAAAGCTGACACATGACCTTCTCGGCCCTCTTGCCGCTTATGTAATCGCACCCGGCAATATGGACGGCGGCATGAGTTCGATCCGTGAGAAATCACTCGGATGCATAGTAAAGGCCGGCAGCAGGCCGATAACCCAGGTGGTGGAATACGGGGAAGTTCCTTCTGAGAAAGGTGTAGTCCTTATGGATGCGCCAGGTTATGACGCCGAAAGCATGACCGGCGTTGCCGGAGGGGGCGCCCAGCTTATGGTCTTCACTACAGGCCGCGGCAACCCGCTTGGATACCCGATAGTTCCCGTCATCAAGATTGCAAGCACATCACGGCTTTACAATAAAATGGAAGACGACATGGATATAAATGCCGGCCGGATACTGGAAGGTGCAACGCTGGCTGATGTTGGGGGAGATATCATCTCTCTCGTAAAAAAGGTCCTTGATGGCGAACCGACAAAGGCGGAGATAAACCGGCAGGACGGAATTGTGTGTCTGTATGCGATGACCCCGTCGTTCTAA
- a CDS encoding (Fe-S)-binding protein has protein sequence MRVSLFIPCTVDIFMPDIGAAVFSLLKRLGCEVVYHQEQTCCGQAHFNAGRRKDAAKLARRFISIFEHDDNIVCPSGSCVYMVKKHYPELFGGDVRWLKRAKRLGERVFELSEFIVSRLGIKDTDARFNGKVAYHESCHLLRGLGVTGYAKELISRVNGAQVVPLAGADSCCGFGGEFSNNYPEISGALVSDKVKNFIASGADVIILSEPGCLLNIMGYLHRHHPDKKAMHIANFLASQ, from the coding sequence ATGAGGGTTTCCCTCTTCATCCCCTGCACCGTAGATATATTCATGCCGGACATCGGGGCGGCGGTTTTCAGCCTGCTCAAGAGACTGGGATGCGAAGTTGTTTACCATCAGGAACAGACCTGCTGCGGTCAGGCGCATTTCAATGCAGGCCGCAGAAAGGACGCCGCAAAACTCGCCAGACGCTTCATCAGCATATTCGAACACGACGATAACATAGTTTGCCCTTCAGGTTCATGCGTTTACATGGTGAAAAAACATTATCCGGAACTGTTCGGTGGCGACGTCAGGTGGCTCAAGCGGGCAAAAAGGCTTGGAGAGCGGGTATTCGAACTGTCGGAATTCATCGTATCGAGGCTAGGCATCAAAGATACGGACGCCCGGTTTAACGGCAAGGTCGCCTACCATGAATCCTGCCATCTGCTCAGAGGCCTTGGCGTTACCGGATATGCAAAAGAACTAATCTCTCGAGTGAACGGCGCCCAGGTTGTACCTCTTGCCGGGGCCGATTCATGCTGCGGCTTCGGTGGAGAATTTTCGAACAATTACCCTGAAATTTCAGGAGCCCTGGTAAGTGACAAGGTTAAGAACTTCATCGCATCAGGGGCGGACGTGATCATCCTTTCCGAACCAGGGTGCCTGCTTAATATCATGGGATATCTGCACAGGCACCACCCGGATAAAAAGGCCATGCACATCGCAAATTTTCTGGCATCTCAGTAG
- a CDS encoding LUD domain-containing protein, whose translation MVKRAGTFIETARKEMANPLSQAFLSVLPPGFAVMKQLSMSSFPDPAAAIELSKAIRQETLTRLPELLEEFEENALSNGARVFWAGDSAAANEYILNLCREKGAAFVTKGKSMITEETGLNSALEEGGIEVFETDLGEFITQQMGRPPFHIVGPAINIPAAEISEIFLEKGIISEPSNDAVALGKSVRAYLRDRFKSVKVGITGINMAVSSSGAIINVENEGNIRLTKSSPETLVAVMSIEKVVPDMNDALHILRILCRHCVGQKISGYVTIDTGPAKQSELDGPKELHIIILDNGRSEIYRDSLTRQALKCIRCGACLNICPVYSKIGGYPYGFAYSGPMGQMLNPLFLGFHRTKDLFSACTLCGACRDACPAGIDHPGLFLYYRSLIAENADQKEKALYASAAAAMQSGLAWRLGIKTARAILNRNARDGYVSSISGIKKGWFSNRDLPEIAKKTFHELWKELNRKDT comes from the coding sequence ATGGTAAAAAGAGCAGGCACCTTTATTGAAACCGCAAGAAAGGAAATGGCCAATCCTTTGAGCCAGGCCTTTCTCTCAGTTCTGCCTCCGGGATTCGCCGTAATGAAGCAGCTATCAATGTCGAGTTTTCCGGATCCTGCCGCTGCCATCGAACTGTCCAAGGCAATCAGGCAGGAAACCCTGACAAGGCTGCCGGAGCTTCTTGAAGAATTCGAGGAGAATGCGCTCTCTAACGGAGCCAGAGTCTTCTGGGCTGGTGACTCGGCTGCCGCGAACGAATACATACTGAACCTGTGCAGAGAAAAGGGCGCAGCATTTGTTACTAAAGGCAAATCCATGATCACCGAAGAAACCGGCCTCAACAGCGCACTTGAAGAAGGCGGAATCGAGGTGTTTGAGACAGACCTCGGAGAGTTCATAACCCAGCAGATGGGAAGGCCGCCTTTTCACATTGTAGGGCCGGCCATCAATATCCCAGCAGCCGAGATAAGCGAAATCTTCCTTGAAAAAGGAATCATCAGCGAGCCTTCAAACGACGCTGTGGCTCTGGGCAAGTCTGTCCGGGCATATCTCAGGGACAGGTTCAAGTCCGTAAAAGTGGGTATTACCGGAATCAACATGGCGGTCTCCTCGAGCGGCGCAATCATCAATGTGGAAAACGAAGGCAACATACGCCTTACCAAGAGCAGCCCGGAAACCCTCGTCGCTGTAATGAGCATTGAAAAAGTGGTGCCGGATATGAACGATGCGCTCCATATTCTGAGAATTCTCTGCAGGCACTGCGTGGGGCAGAAGATTTCAGGGTATGTCACAATCGATACCGGACCAGCGAAACAAAGCGAACTTGACGGGCCGAAAGAGCTGCATATCATAATTCTGGATAACGGCAGATCAGAAATCTACCGCGACAGTCTCACAAGGCAGGCCCTTAAATGCATACGCTGCGGTGCATGCCTCAACATCTGCCCGGTATACTCCAAGATCGGGGGCTATCCTTATGGATTCGCATATTCCGGCCCAATGGGGCAGATGCTGAACCCGCTCTTTCTCGGGTTCCATAGGACAAAGGACCTGTTCAGCGCATGTACGCTGTGCGGTGCCTGCCGGGATGCATGTCCCGCCGGGATAGACCACCCCGGGCTGTTTCTGTATTACCGTTCACTTATAGCAGAAAATGCGGATCAGAAAGAAAAAGCGCTTTATGCATCCGCCGCGGCGGCAATGCAGAGCGGACTTGCCTGGAGGCTCGGGATAAAAACCGCTCGAGCCATTTTAAACAGAAACGCCAGAGACGGCTATGTAAGCAGCATAAGCGGCATAAAGAAGGGCTGGTTTTCAAACAGGGACCTGCCTGAGATTGCAAAGAAGACTTTCCATGAACTGTGGAAAGAACTTAACAGGAAAGATACATAA
- a CDS encoding RDD family protein encodes MEENSGKSYRGFWLRIVATLLDYCVFHASFIFSILGIVVAVTGINIFPGIFIKSPISNPVLLFIFLLVIPAGILSVFCWAVFSATPGKIIVGAKIVDASTGLKPSVTKLIIRYLAYILSAFPLGLGFIWITFDSRKQGWHDKLADTVVVNKKITSETTLFPTVSQPRETKIFRVVFALACLAFVIVVLFGVKTVFFDDMLSPEIKAWMADENIRCNEDKNAFIFLTGIMASENEDPYQTGKNQAEKYRKALNDHKDRDYFDELNLKESEKIQLGKDINNICDPLENECIKTYCSTNYEKMLPGNSYATVMKRYDRLYDYSCFQTTLKPNMLPPIINFGSLRIMHCLKLSSIAVSYMKGDKKEAIARLERDMRFYRSMLAQADTLIAKLVFVTWLKRDIHFYSQLMDTEKDMSDTLNKSVEKITPLNLQERSLRPALKYEVKANLDMALASPAYALSTYKEENDPGSEDFFENAVRDILVQTTPQERKRSMTWLFKDNATIKSYYKIYECNSKMSEMEIRDFPANKGRCENSLTRCCDYIHNPIGTILASIAASAYSDCQLRLHDADGLIRLVQLKRLIRLNKVPADKIEQFLKDNSMKYGDPYSGLTMKWDAERKVISFRPFNEKSMPFDYEIAIPDIDKEMIKSASNLK; translated from the coding sequence ATGGAAGAGAATTCCGGAAAATCATACAGGGGTTTCTGGCTGAGGATTGTTGCAACTCTTCTCGATTATTGCGTATTTCATGCCTCATTTATATTTTCCATTCTGGGTATTGTTGTTGCAGTAACCGGTATAAACATTTTTCCGGGTATATTCATAAAATCACCAATAAGCAATCCCGTCCTGCTTTTTATATTTTTGTTGGTAATTCCAGCCGGGATATTATCAGTTTTCTGCTGGGCGGTTTTTTCTGCAACTCCGGGAAAGATTATCGTCGGAGCGAAGATCGTAGATGCATCAACAGGTTTGAAGCCGTCAGTCACAAAACTGATTATAAGATATCTGGCATATATTCTTTCGGCCTTTCCTCTTGGGCTCGGATTTATATGGATTACGTTCGATTCCAGGAAACAGGGCTGGCATGACAAGCTTGCCGATACTGTTGTTGTTAATAAAAAAATCACCTCGGAAACAACTTTATTTCCGACAGTTTCACAGCCAAGAGAGACAAAGATTTTCAGGGTGGTCTTTGCGCTTGCCTGCCTTGCCTTTGTAATCGTCGTCTTGTTTGGGGTTAAAACTGTATTTTTTGATGATATGCTTTCACCTGAAATAAAAGCATGGATGGCTGATGAAAATATCAGGTGCAATGAGGATAAGAACGCCTTCATTTTCCTGACAGGAATAATGGCAAGTGAAAATGAGGATCCTTATCAAACAGGGAAGAATCAGGCAGAAAAATACCGGAAGGCTCTGAATGATCATAAAGACAGAGATTACTTTGATGAACTCAATTTGAAAGAATCCGAAAAGATACAGCTGGGAAAAGATATTAATAACATATGTGATCCATTGGAAAACGAATGCATCAAAACATATTGCAGCACAAATTATGAAAAGATGCTGCCCGGAAACAGCTACGCCACAGTAATGAAAAGGTATGACAGACTCTATGATTATTCCTGTTTCCAGACAACCTTAAAGCCTAACATGCTGCCGCCAATAATAAACTTTGGAAGCTTGAGAATAATGCATTGTCTGAAACTTTCATCGATTGCTGTTTCTTATATGAAAGGTGATAAGAAAGAAGCAATTGCAAGGCTTGAAAGGGATATGCGGTTTTACCGCTCGATGCTTGCGCAGGCCGACACGTTGATCGCCAAACTTGTTTTCGTTACCTGGCTCAAAAGAGACATCCATTTTTATTCACAGCTTATGGACACAGAAAAAGACATGTCTGATACGCTCAATAAGTCAGTAGAAAAGATAACCCCGCTGAACCTTCAGGAAAGGTCGCTGAGGCCGGCCTTAAAATATGAGGTCAAAGCAAACCTTGATATGGCTCTTGCTTCTCCCGCATATGCGTTGAGTACATATAAAGAAGAAAATGATCCCGGAAGTGAAGATTTTTTTGAAAATGCCGTTAGGGACATCCTTGTCCAAACTACACCGCAGGAACGGAAGAGGTCAATGACCTGGCTGTTCAAGGACAACGCCACGATAAAGAGTTATTACAAAATATATGAATGTAACAGTAAAATGAGCGAGATGGAAATCAGGGATTTTCCAGCCAATAAAGGCAGATGTGAAAACAGCCTTACAAGATGTTGTGATTATATACACAATCCCATCGGGACAATTCTGGCTTCTATTGCCGCGTCTGCATATTCCGATTGTCAACTCAGGCTTCATGATGCTGACGGCCTCATCAGGCTCGTTCAGCTTAAAAGGCTTATAAGGTTGAATAAGGTACCGGCAGACAAAATCGAACAGTTTCTCAAGGACAATTCCATGAAATACGGCGATCCTTATTCCGGACTGACCATGAAATGGGATGCTGAAAGAAAGGTCATTTCATTCAGACCGTTTAATGAAAAAAGCATGCCCTTTGATTATGAGATCGCGATACCGGATATAGATAAGGAAATGATAAAGTCCGCTTCAAATCTGAAATGA
- a CDS encoding DUF975 family protein — MLIENQQLMTNARETLRGRWGDAIAACIVFAAIIIILNAVPLIGSIASLLISGPMILGFYLFFLPYVKGETPRIAVIFDGFKSFLDSFVAYLVALIFIFLWSLLLIVPGIIAAISYSMMFLIMAENPGMDGMSSIRKSKEMMNGYKWKYFCLMCRFIGWFLLCIITCGIAGIWVGPYWVTSKVLFYEDIKKEKALLITAPSSQTEPLMPS; from the coding sequence ATGCTTATAGAAAACCAGCAGTTAATGACCAATGCAAGAGAGACGCTGCGCGGAAGGTGGGGCGATGCAATTGCCGCATGCATAGTTTTTGCAGCCATTATCATAATTTTAAACGCGGTTCCCCTGATCGGAAGCATTGCGAGCCTTCTTATTTCGGGCCCGATGATACTTGGATTTTACCTCTTTTTCCTTCCCTACGTAAAAGGAGAGACGCCGCGGATAGCAGTTATCTTTGATGGCTTTAAAAGTTTTCTTGACTCATTCGTCGCCTACCTCGTAGCTCTCATATTCATATTTCTCTGGAGCCTTCTACTTATAGTACCGGGCATTATAGCTGCAATATCATACTCGATGATGTTCCTGATCATGGCGGAAAATCCGGGGATGGACGGCATGTCCTCTATAAGAAAGAGCAAGGAGATGATGAACGGTTACAAGTGGAAATACTTCTGCCTCATGTGCAGGTTCATCGGTTGGTTCCTGCTCTGCATCATCACCTGCGGAATAGCCGGTATATGGGTGGGGCCCTACTGGGTAACCAGCAAGGTGCTCTTCTACGAGGACATCAAAAAGGAAAAGGCCCTGCTGATAACAGCTCCATCTTCTCAGACAGAACCCTTGATGCCTTCATGA
- the glp gene encoding gephyrin-like molybdotransferase Glp — MFFKVRTSEEVFEILKGFSHCGEESVSLQEALGRVLSGEITAPEDLPEFSRSTMDGYAVRAKDTFGATESLPALLETAGEVVMGRAPEGKVTPGMAIRISTGGMMPEGADAVVMIEYCHSLDERTIEVSRAVSPLENVIRPGDDLKKGTLIFKKGFILRPQDLGLLAGLGIERITVFKRPRVAIISTGDEVVPIDRRPVPGQIRDINSYTLSAFCSSAGAIPISLGLCKDNFSDLKEMVANGLEAADTVWISGGSSVGARDITVQVLESFPGMELLVHGISISPGKPTIIARIGDKAVFGLPGHVASAMVVTEVFLTPFLAGLSGDAEAFENGHFYIKAELARNIESASGRDDYIRVKLIKRDGRYFAEPVFGKSGLISTLVEAQGLVKIDRNTEGLYQGQVVNVLLFKPVKGTL; from the coding sequence TTGTTTTTCAAGGTCAGGACATCTGAAGAAGTTTTTGAGATATTAAAGGGCTTCAGTCATTGCGGCGAAGAGAGCGTATCTCTTCAAGAGGCGCTGGGCCGTGTCCTTTCCGGGGAGATCACAGCCCCTGAGGATCTGCCCGAATTCTCCCGGTCAACAATGGACGGCTATGCGGTGAGGGCCAAAGATACCTTTGGCGCAACAGAGAGTCTTCCGGCCCTGCTTGAAACAGCCGGTGAGGTTGTCATGGGCCGGGCCCCTGAAGGGAAGGTAACACCCGGCATGGCCATAAGGATATCGACCGGCGGCATGATGCCTGAAGGTGCGGATGCGGTCGTAATGATCGAATACTGCCACAGCCTTGATGAGAGGACGATTGAGGTAAGCCGCGCAGTATCGCCGCTTGAAAATGTCATCAGGCCCGGCGATGATCTGAAAAAAGGGACCCTGATTTTCAAGAAAGGATTTATCCTCAGACCGCAGGACCTGGGTCTCCTTGCAGGACTGGGCATTGAGAGAATTACTGTCTTCAAAAGACCGAGGGTCGCGATTATTTCTACAGGGGACGAGGTCGTGCCAATAGATCGAAGGCCGGTACCCGGACAGATCCGCGACATCAACAGCTACACCTTAAGCGCCTTCTGCTCTTCCGCAGGGGCGATTCCCATCAGCCTGGGTTTGTGTAAAGATAACTTTTCCGATCTTAAAGAGATGGTGGCCAATGGCCTTGAGGCTGCCGATACCGTGTGGATTTCAGGGGGCAGCTCGGTAGGCGCGAGGGATATCACGGTTCAGGTCCTTGAATCATTTCCCGGCATGGAGCTTCTGGTTCACGGTATATCCATAAGTCCTGGAAAACCGACGATAATTGCCCGCATAGGCGATAAGGCCGTTTTCGGGCTGCCCGGTCATGTGGCATCTGCCATGGTTGTCACAGAAGTCTTTCTGACGCCTTTTTTAGCTGGACTCTCTGGCGATGCAGAGGCCTTTGAAAACGGCCATTTTTATATTAAGGCCGAGCTTGCCAGAAACATCGAATCCGCCTCCGGCAGAGACGATTACATCAGGGTCAAGCTCATCAAAAGAGATGGACGATATTTTGCGGAGCCGGTTTTCGGCAAGTCAGGGCTGATTTCCACTCTGGTCGAGGCTCAGGGACTGGTTAAGATCGACAGGAATACAGAGGGTCTTTATCAGGGACAGGTTGTCAATGTCCTCCTCTTTAAGCCAGTTAAAGGAACGCTGTAG
- a CDS encoding glycosyl hydrolase family 79 C-terminal domain-containing protein has protein sequence MGHIVQGKIGRIIRNVNRTIKSGFMFSLLFLCLTMSSSCIGDKVTVEIDPAAPGAQIQDDFLGISVEWGSVPDYLGDGSGGLRPAVVTLMRAFEAEDHRLSVRIGGNSQDLAWWNPQGATPPSGVTINIGPAHLATLAALAEVLQTRLILGLNLAIDDPALAVGLIDAAYDAIPGNAIQAFEMGNEPDLYRTEGPRRGLGYGWNAYLADMEAFHDNIAEQVPPSTPFAATAIANRSWLGNMPGFCEREKNRLALVTTHIYPFTNCYNLAPSAEALLTEYATSGIGASYKTLAAAAHAQGLAYRMDEMNSVSCGGADGVSNVYAAALWGADIAFQLAAAGLDGINFHTPSRYAVFSLDASGVPVVYPLYYGMRFFSLATASHGRLLPLSIKTPARVHAWATLGEDGAVRVALINLNRKTDKVVYLHIPGWSESASLVRLQAPSLTAKTGLTLGGLTWDGSTEGHPLGIAASEPVAYEAGSYKVSLPALEAVVVKVSPAL, from the coding sequence ATGGGGCATATTGTACAGGGAAAAATCGGTCGCATAATAAGAAATGTAAATAGGACAATAAAATCTGGATTTATGTTTTCACTGCTCTTTCTTTGTTTAACGATGTCTTCATCCTGCATCGGCGATAAGGTAACTGTTGAGATAGATCCTGCAGCACCCGGTGCACAAATTCAGGATGACTTTCTTGGTATTTCCGTGGAATGGGGCAGTGTCCCGGACTATCTTGGCGACGGCTCAGGCGGGTTAAGGCCGGCAGTGGTAACGCTTATGCGCGCATTCGAGGCCGAGGATCACCGGCTGTCCGTTCGAATAGGCGGAAACAGCCAGGATCTGGCGTGGTGGAATCCTCAGGGGGCAACACCCCCGTCGGGCGTCACCATCAACATAGGTCCTGCACACCTGGCCACACTGGCTGCACTGGCCGAAGTCCTGCAAACCCGCCTGATTCTGGGACTTAACCTGGCGATTGACGATCCCGCACTTGCAGTCGGCCTGATTGATGCGGCTTACGATGCCATCCCCGGTAATGCCATCCAGGCCTTTGAGATGGGAAATGAACCGGACCTGTATCGTACTGAAGGGCCCCGCCGCGGTCTGGGGTATGGGTGGAACGCATATCTTGCAGATATGGAAGCCTTTCATGACAATATAGCAGAGCAGGTTCCGCCATCGACCCCTTTCGCTGCGACTGCAATTGCAAACCGTTCATGGCTGGGGAACATGCCCGGCTTCTGCGAACGGGAGAAAAACAGACTCGCACTTGTGACGACCCACATCTACCCTTTCACAAACTGCTACAACCTTGCGCCTTCGGCTGAGGCCCTTCTGACCGAATATGCCACCAGCGGAATCGGGGCAAGCTACAAGACCCTTGCAGCCGCTGCGCACGCTCAGGGCCTGGCGTACCGGATGGACGAAATGAACAGCGTTTCATGCGGCGGGGCTGATGGTGTAAGCAACGTATATGCAGCAGCCCTCTGGGGTGCTGACATAGCCTTCCAGCTGGCAGCGGCGGGCCTTGACGGAATCAACTTCCATACCCCGTCCAGATATGCGGTGTTCAGCCTGGATGCATCCGGTGTCCCGGTTGTATATCCGCTTTACTACGGGATGAGGTTTTTCTCGCTGGCGACGGCAAGTCACGGCCGTTTGCTGCCTCTTTCCATAAAAACACCGGCCCGGGTACATGCCTGGGCAACACTCGGTGAAGATGGGGCAGTACGCGTTGCGCTGATCAACCTGAACCGGAAAACCGATAAAGTCGTTTATCTGCATATTCCGGGATGGTCTGAATCTGCCAGCCTTGTGCGTCTGCAAGCCCCTTCCTTGACTGCAAAGACAGGACTTACGCTTGGAGGTCTCACCTGGGACGGTTCAACAGAAGGCCATCCGCTCGGGATTGCAGCATCCGAGCCGGTGGCTTATGAAGCAGGATCCTATAAGGTTTCATTGCCTGCGCTTGAGGCGGTGGTTGTGAAGGTGTCCCCGGCTCTGTAG